In Mytilus trossulus isolate FHL-02 chromosome 14, PNRI_Mtr1.1.1.hap1, whole genome shotgun sequence, a genomic segment contains:
- the LOC134696129 gene encoding uncharacterized protein LOC134696129, whose amino-acid sequence MDREDRRRYLIVGSVILEIVSPLLRKNLEDIYTSKGFGCLQDFINSLPVKHILFHLRHKNSKCCVDTANCVNQQSLPLNYSQWNRMYTAGSTKHNCHCKYTANLIALKDLDLTLLSLILLNCCSLSSDEGTLISDLREFKNNYLSHNTDGAISETEYSTLWTDLTSYVLQLDQSKQHDLVIIQNRPLDESLCQYYVTCLLDVHVILEKIDTKIDATSAEIRTTIDNGNTEVMGTIGTKTSELLATMGINNVVLLAKIEEVLQNMICQRCRRSIDKQDKKGRALQPYNLGQPIFTLNHQIDLTSVVNDRRRVTDIVLIDDGRLVMCLPLQRRLLICHTDGSQLDSLPVQGNPLCVTAVNNSTVAVTLIGSECIEMYDINNKLKLKSISLPGMWFLGGITTINNKLVVSGHNRLLIIDHQTGEVVQIIKIDCYPDRLHGSGDRLFYSNNNYNNNNLYWYSYTDDTHHTLTLPSHPRNMTTLQDGSLYVVCDGSLQHVSFDGKQYKAVKTEGLKELKYWLISYNSNQRKLVTQGDQKTIIKVFHEIIKQ is encoded by the exons ATGGATAGAGAAGACAGGAGAAGGTACCTAATTGTTGGCTCTGTGATACTAGAAATTGTTTCTCCACTACTGAGAAAGAATCTAGAAGACATCTACACGAGTAAAGGATTTGGATGTTTGCAAGATTTTATAAACAGTCTTCCTGTCAAGCACATCCTATTTCATTTGCGTCACAAAAATAGCAAATGTTGTGTAGACACTGCGAATTGTGTAAACCAGCAATCCCTTCCACTTAATTACAGCCAGTGGAATCGTATGTACACTGCAGGATCAACCAAACACAACtgtcattgtaaatatacaGCAAATCTTATTGCCTTGAAAGATCTTGACCTCACTctattaagtttgattttactGAACTGCTGCAGCTTGTCATCAGATGAAGGAACGTTGATTTCTGACCTTCGAGAattcaaaaacaattatctCAGCCACAACACAGACGGTGCCATATCTGAGACAGAATACAGCACTCTCTGGACAGACTTGACATCATATGTTTTACAACTGGACCAAAGTAAACAGCATGACCTTGTTATTATACAAAACAGACCACTGGATGAGTCTCTGTGTCAATACTATGTAACATGTCTTCTAGATGTTCATGTTATACTTGAAAAG aTTGACACAAAAATAGATGCAACATCTGCAGAAATAAGAACAACTATTGACAATGGTAATACTGAAGTAATGGGAACTATTGGCACAAAAACTTCTGAACTACTTGCTACAATGGGTATCAACAATGTTGTGCTTTTGGCTAAAATAGag gAGGTGTTACAGAATATGATCTGTCAGAGATGTCGAAGAAGCATTGACAAACAAG acaaAAAGGGAAGAGCTTTACAGCCATACAATTTAGGACAGCCTATCTTCACACTGAATCATCAGATAGACCTGACATCAGTAGTTAATGACAGGAGAAGAGTAACAGATATAGTGCTGATAGATGATGGTAGACTGGTGATGTGTTTACCTTTACAGAGGAGACTACTGATCTGTCATACAGATGGATCACAGCTAGACAGTTTACCTGTACAGGGTAATCCATTGTGTGTTACAGCAGTCAACAACTCTACAGTAGCTGTTACACTGATAGGTAGTGAGTGCATAGAGATGTATGACATAAACAATAAACTCAAACTTAAATCAATATCACTACCTGGAATGTGGTTTTTAGGTGGTATTACAACTATAAACAACAAGTTAGTTGTAAGTGGTCACAACAGACTACTGATCATAGATCATCAGACAGGAGAGGTGGTACAGATAATAAAGATTGACTGTTATCCTGACAGGTTACATGGTTCTGGTGACAGATTATTCTACAGCAATAACaactacaacaacaacaacctGTACTGGTACAGTTATACTGATGACACACATCACACCCTAACATTACCATCACATCCCAGGAATATGACTACACTACAAGATGGTAGTCTGTATGTGGTGTGTGATGGATCATTACAACATGTGTCATTTGATGGTAAACAGTATAAAGCTGTAAAGACAGAAGGACTGAAAGAACTGAAGTATTGGTTGATATCATATAATTCAAACCAAAGAAAACTTGTAACACAAGGTGACCAAAAGACAATAATCAAAGTCTTtcatgaaataataaaacagtga